The Planctomycetota bacterium sequence GATCATCGTCTGCTGGTACTACGAGAAGCGGGAGCCGAGCCTGGCCCACTTCTCGAAACTCGGCTTCAAGACCCTCGCGGGCGCCTACTACGATGCCGACACCCTCGACAACCCGAGGGGCTGGCTCGAGGCCCTTGACAAGACCCCCAGCGCTCTGGGCATCATGTACACCACGTGGCAGAACAAGTACCAGTTGCTCGGGCCGTTCGGCGAGCTGGCGAGCAAGAGGTAGGATAGGACCGATAGGACAGGGAAGCGTTGCCAGGTCCTATCTGTCCTGTCCGTCCCATCAGTCCTATCCCCGCAACAGCGCAGGAGAACTGCAATGCACGAGATCATGTGGGGCCTGGCCATCGCGATGCTCGTGTCCGCCGTGACGGCGCGGGGCGCCGAGAAGGAGGACCTGAGCTGCCTTCCCCCCAAGGCGGGCGAGCGGATGTTCCACGCCTACTTGCTCGGCGAGTGTCAGAAGCACTTCGACGCGCGGCGGAAGACGATTGACGCCTTCACGACCGCCGACCAGGTGCTCGCACGCCAGAAGGAGATGCGGGCGAAATGGCTCGCCGCCGTCGGGCCGTTCCCCGAGAGAACCCCCCTCAACGCCAAGGTCACAGGTACGTTCGAGCGCGACGGCTATCGCGTCGAGAAGGTCATCTACGAGAGCCGCCCGAACCATCACGTCACCGCCTGCCTCTACATCCCGACGACGGGCAAGCCGCCCTATCCCGCCATCCTCAACCCCTCGGGCCACAACGGCGATGCCAAGGCCGGCGGCGGAAACCAGGAGGTGGCGATGCTGGCGGCGAAAAACGGCTTCGTCGCCCTCTCCTACGACCCCATCGGCCAGGGTGAGCGCGTCCAGACCCTCGACGCCAACGGCAAGCCGCTCATGGCCGGCACCACCGAGCACACGCAGATTGACATCGGGGCGCGCCTCGTCGGCCTCTGCACCGCGCACTATCGCATCTGGGACGGCGTTCGTTCGCTCGATTACCTGCTCAGCCGCCCCGAGGTGGACCCCAAGCGCATCGGCGTCACCGGGTGCTCGGGCGGCGGCACGCTCACCTCGTATCTCCTGGCGACCGACGACCGCCTCGTCGTCGGCGCGCCCTCGTGTTACATCACCTCGCTCGAGCGCCTCTTCGCCACCATCGGCCCCCAGGACGGCGAGCAGAACATCCCCAACCAGGTGGCCGACGGCATCGAGCACGCCGACTACCTGATGATGCACGCGCCCAACCCGCGCATCATCCTGGCCGCGAGCAAGGACTTCTTCGACCAGCAGGGCACGTGGGCCACGTTCCGCGAGGCCAAGCGGCTCTACACCCTCCTCGGCCTGAGCGAGCGGGTGGACATCTGCGAGGTGCCCGGCGGCCACGGCTACCCGAAGGCCCAGCGCGAGGCGATGATCCGCTGGATGCGCCGCTGGCTCCAGGGCAAGGACGAGCCTGTGACCGAGCCCGACCTGAAGCCCGAGGCCGAGAAGGACCTCTGGGCCACCAAGACCGGCCAAGTGGTCTCCGAGCTGAAGGGCGTCACCGTCTGGGACCTCAATCTCCAGCGTGCCAAGGCCCTCGCCACCCAACGCGAGGCGTTCTGGAAAGACAACCCGAGGGCCAAATGCCTGGCCGAAGTGCGGCGGCTCGCGGGCGTTCGGGCCGTCGAGCCCAAGCCCACGGTCAGGACGGTGGGGCGCATCGAGCGCGAAGCCTGCTCCATCGAGAAGCTGCTCATCGAGCGGCCCGACGAAGTGCCCATGCCGGCGCTCCTCTTTGTGCCGAAGGCCGTTGGAGGGCGGCCGGGCGGGGTGCTCTACGTGGACGGCCGCGGCAAGGCCACCGACGCCGCGCCCGGCGGCCCCATTGACACGCTCGTGAAGGCCAACTGCGTGGTGCTGAGCATTGACGTGCGCGGTTGCGGCGAGACGGCCCCCGCCAAGCCGCAGGGCTACTGGCACAACGAGTTCCCCCTCGCCCACATCACCTTCCACCTCGGCCGGCCCTGGCTCGGCCAGAGGGTGGAGGACGCGCTCGCCGCCCTCGGCGTCCTCGCCGAGCGCCCCGAGGTGGACCCGGCGAAGCTGAGCATCGTGGGCGTCGAGAAGGGCGGCCCCGTCGCCCTCCACGCCGCGGCGCTCGACGAGCGCCTTCGCGAGGCCACCATCGAGCAAGCCATCGAATCGTGGATGGAGGTGGTCGCCACACCGCAGGCTAAGGCCCAGCTCAATCAGGTGGTACCTGGGGCGCTGGCGTGCTACGACCTGCCCGACTTGGTGAAGGCGATTGCACCAAGGAAGGTCACGGTTCGACAGGCGGTGGACGCGATGGGGAAGACCAAGTGATGCGTGACACGTGATGCGTGAGAAGAGAAGGCGAAAGAGCGGATGCCTGCCCTCTCTTCCTCTTCTCACGCATCGCGTATCACGAGTCGTGCGCCGGCCATTCTACCTCGTCGCGCTCTTCGACGAGGTGGCAGAACGGCTTCCACTCGAACTCGCGGCCCGAGATAGGGCAGCGGACCCTCACCGTCTTCGCGTCGGCGACCACAACCTCCCAGTCGCCCTGCCGCGGGCCGTCGAGGATGTGGATCTTCTGCCCCGGCTCGAACGGGTACTGCCGGAACAGGGCCACGCGGTGCTTTGCCACGGTCAGTCGCCCACAGGGAACTGAATCTCGGTGCGGAACTTCCTGGGGTCGCCCGAGCCGTCGGGGCCGGGGTGGACGAGGTAGATTTCGCGCGGCGGGCCGCTCGGGGTTTCGCCCTCGACCGACATCCAGGCGAGGAACTCTGCGTAATGCGCCGGCATCTCGTCATAGGGGCCTTGGACGACCACGGCCAGCACATCCGTGGCAGGGAGGTCTTTGACCTGAACGCTGCCCGAGCCCTTGGTGCCCCTGGCCACGGGCAGGCAGACTTCGAAGCGGCCGGCCGCCCAGTTCAGTTCGCTCGGCGATTCGAGGAAGCGCGTGAAGGCGGGGCCGGCCGGCGCAACACTGTGCCGATGCGCCCAGCCGTAGAGCATGCCGTACACGCGCCCGATCTCGTCATACGGCCCCTTGTGCTCCACGCATGCCACCGTCAAGGGGCCGATGTGTTTCCGTTGTGGTGCCTCCATGCCTTCGTGGGTCCTTCGTTGAGGGATAGGGGGGCGTTCACGCCAACACGCTCTCCGCGAGAGCCATTCTACTCCGCTGCGCGAGCGCAAGTCAAGCCGTCAGCCTTTGGGCTCGGCCTTCGGAGGGGCCTCTTTGGGCGCCGCGGGTTCGGCAGGGTCCTTCGCCGGAGGGGCTCCCTTGGGCGGGGGAACGGGCGGCCCAGGTTTCGGCGGCGCTTTGAAGTCGGTCAGCGGCAGGAATCGCGCGGCGCCGCGCAAGGTGCCGTGGTTCGCGAACGGGCTGTCGTCCTTCGCGCGCACGCCCTTCGCGTCGTCCAACGCGAGCATCATGTGCGTGGCGTCGTCGCACTTCAGGGGCCGCTCCGGCACGAAGTCCTTGCGGTAGCGGACGCCGTTGGTGAAGCGCACATCGTCAATCCCGCCGTTCCAGAAGTGCGCCGCGTTGCCGTCCAAGCTGGAGGCGCCGATGAGGAACGGCTTGTCGTCGAAGCCGATGCGGCCTTTCGCGCGGCTCTTGTGCACCTGCTTGCCGTCCACGTACAAGGTGCGCGCGCCGTCCTCATACACCAGGGCGCAGTGGGTCCAGACCCACGGGGTGCAGGGGACGCGGGTGACGACGGGGTCCACTTCCACTCCGTCGCCCGTGGCGTAGGCCCAGCAGCCGTCGCTGATGTAGATGGCGAAGGAGAGCGAATTGGTCCATCCTGCGTTCTTGGATACTACGCAACGCTCGAGCGCGGGGCCGGCGGCGAGCCGCCGCCAGACCCAGGCCTCGACGGTGAAGCTCTTGAGGCGGAGCGAGCGCTTGCGGCGGTCGTCGGGCACCTCGACGTAGTCGGAAATCCCGTTGAGGTCCAGGGCGCAGCCGCTGGCCGGCTCGGGTTCCTTGGGTTCGGGCTCCTTGGGCTCGGGCGGCGCGGGGGTAGCCGCAGTGTTGAGGTCCCGGAGCGAGGCAACGAGCTGTGGCGCGACGCCCAGGCTGATGGCCTTGTCGAAATCGCGGGCCGCGGCGGCAGGGTCGGGCCGGGCATCATAGGTCGAGTACAGGGCGAGCATCAGACTGTCGTCGGCCTTCTTGCCCGGGTCGAGCCAGTAGCGGCCCAGAGCGTAGAGGTCGGCGGAGTCGAGCTCGCGGAGCGAGCGGCGGATGGTGGCCCCGCCGATGGGCAGGCCGAGCACGATCTCGCCGTTCTCGACGCTCCTGACGGTGTACTTCTCGCCGAAGAGGGTCATGGTCTGGCCCTTGCGCGCGGCGAAGGCCTCGAAGATGGCGTTGCCGAAGGCCTGGAGGAGCGTGGCGACACGCAGGTGAGGCTGGAGGGCTTCGCGTGCAGGGCCTTCGGGCAGCTTGGCGAGGGCCTCGTTCACGAGCGCGAGCGCCTGGGAGTAGTGGCGCTCGGCCCACAGCTCCTTGAGGCGCGTGGTTAGCTCGGCCCGCAGCTTGGCCTGCTCCTTCAGCAGGCGCTCCTGGCGCGCGGCGATGGCTTCCTTGATCTTGGCGACCTGCGCGGCGGCGCTGCGCTCGAGATCGGCCGCCGGGTACTGCACGCCGGCGAAGAGCGCCAGCGCCTCCTCCGGCTTGTCGGCCTCGAGGAGGGCGTCGGAACGCTTCAGGTCGGCCTGGAGCGCGCTCCAGCACTTGCCGCGGTACTCCTGGGCGAGGGTGTCGGCCTGCTTGCGGGCCTCGCTGGTGTAGAGGTTGGGCGGCAGGTTGTTCACCTGCTGCACGGCGGCGACGTAGGCGCGCTTCTCCATCAGCGCGTCGGCGCGCTGGCGGGCGGCGGCGAAGTGTTCAGCGATGGCCCTCTCGAGCCGGGCGACCACCGCGTTCATCTCCTGCCGCGCGGCGGCCAGCACCTGGGCGTTGCTGCTGCTGTCGAGCAGTTGCTTGAGGCTCTCCACGTGGCGCGGGTAGTCGTCGGGCTGGCGGGCCATGTGCTCGCGGATGGGCGCCAGCGCCAGCCGCACCACGGCGGGCTCCTCCTCGGGCAGTGGAGGAGCCTTGCTCGGGTCCTCCTTGGGAGGCCGGGGCCGGGTCACCTGGCTCTTCGTCGTGGGCGGCGTGGCCGGCCGAACGACGCGGTTCGTCGCCGGCCGATGCGGCGCCGGGTCCGAATGGGAACCCGGTGACAGCAGAAGGGCGGCCAGGCCTCCGAAAGCAACGACAATCAGTGCGGCGGCGATTACGATCGTGGCCGTAGGCGTCTTGGCCCTGTGCGCCGCCGCCACGCGCGGAGCGTGGCGATGGGCGTCCTCGAACGCATGCTCCAGCGCGGTGAGGAACCTGGGCACGGAGTCGTAGCGCTCGTCGGGCGCGCTGGCGAGTGCCGTGCGGAGCACGCGGTCCACGGCGGCTGGCACACCGTGGACGAGGTGCGAGGCAGGCTTGAAGCTGCCCACGGGCAGCACGCCCGTGAGCATCTGATAGGCCATCACGCCCAGCGAGTAGATGTCGGCGCGGTGGTCCACCTGGGCGGCATCGGCGCGCTGCTCGGGGGCCATGTAGTCGGCGCTGCCCATGATCGTGTGCGCCGCCGTCAGTTGGCGGCCGGCGCTCGTGTCGCTTCCCATCATGCGAGCGATGCCGAAGTCGGCCAGCTTCGGCGTCCCGGCCGAATCGAGCAGAATGTTGCCGGGCTTGAGGTCGCGGTGGACCACGCCGTTCTCGTGGGCAAAGGCCAGCCCGGCGCAAATGCCTTGCATGAGCTGGAGCGTCTCCTGGGGAGACAGCTTGGTCTCGCGCATCAGGCGGTCGC is a genomic window containing:
- a CDS encoding GyrI-like domain-containing protein; translated protein: MEAPQRKHIGPLTVACVEHKGPYDEIGRVYGMLYGWAHRHSVAPAGPAFTRFLESPSELNWAAGRFEVCLPVARGTKGSGSVQVKDLPATDVLAVVVQGPYDEMPAHYAEFLAWMSVEGETPSGPPREIYLVHPGPDGSGDPRKFRTEIQFPVGD
- a CDS encoding acetylxylan esterase, whose amino-acid sequence is MHEIMWGLAIAMLVSAVTARGAEKEDLSCLPPKAGERMFHAYLLGECQKHFDARRKTIDAFTTADQVLARQKEMRAKWLAAVGPFPERTPLNAKVTGTFERDGYRVEKVIYESRPNHHVTACLYIPTTGKPPYPAILNPSGHNGDAKAGGGNQEVAMLAAKNGFVALSYDPIGQGERVQTLDANGKPLMAGTTEHTQIDIGARLVGLCTAHYRIWDGVRSLDYLLSRPEVDPKRIGVTGCSGGGTLTSYLLATDDRLVVGAPSCYITSLERLFATIGPQDGEQNIPNQVADGIEHADYLMMHAPNPRIILAASKDFFDQQGTWATFREAKRLYTLLGLSERVDICEVPGGHGYPKAQREAMIRWMRRWLQGKDEPVTEPDLKPEAEKDLWATKTGQVVSELKGVTVWDLNLQRAKALATQREAFWKDNPRAKCLAEVRRLAGVRAVEPKPTVRTVGRIEREACSIEKLLIERPDEVPMPALLFVPKAVGGRPGGVLYVDGRGKATDAAPGGPIDTLVKANCVVLSIDVRGCGETAPAKPQGYWHNEFPLAHITFHLGRPWLGQRVEDALAALGVLAERPEVDPAKLSIVGVEKGGPVALHAAALDERLREATIEQAIESWMEVVATPQAKAQLNQVVPGALACYDLPDLVKAIAPRKVTVRQAVDAMGKTK
- a CDS encoding protein kinase; the encoded protein is MVLKCPACSKTFTVPDGVTSGKANCPQCGQRLDLGRILRPGDLPPGTVLGGCRIEGLLGRGGMAVVYKATQISLERPVALKVLPTRFARNPQFVERFNREASALARLAHPNIVGILDKGLEGETYYFVMEYVEGKTLRDRLMRETKLSPQETLQLMQGICAGLAFAHENGVVHRDLKPGNILLDSAGTPKLADFGIARMMGSDTSAGRQLTAAHTIMGSADYMAPEQRADAAQVDHRADIYSLGVMAYQMLTGVLPVGSFKPASHLVHGVPAAVDRVLRTALASAPDERYDSVPRFLTALEHAFEDAHRHAPRVAAAHRAKTPTATIVIAAALIVVAFGGLAALLLSPGSHSDPAPHRPATNRVVRPATPPTTKSQVTRPRPPKEDPSKAPPLPEEEPAVVRLALAPIREHMARQPDDYPRHVESLKQLLDSSSNAQVLAAARQEMNAVVARLERAIAEHFAAARQRADALMEKRAYVAAVQQVNNLPPNLYTSEARKQADTLAQEYRGKCWSALQADLKRSDALLEADKPEEALALFAGVQYPAADLERSAAAQVAKIKEAIAARQERLLKEQAKLRAELTTRLKELWAERHYSQALALVNEALAKLPEGPAREALQPHLRVATLLQAFGNAIFEAFAARKGQTMTLFGEKYTVRSVENGEIVLGLPIGGATIRRSLRELDSADLYALGRYWLDPGKKADDSLMLALYSTYDARPDPAAAARDFDKAISLGVAPQLVASLRDLNTAATPAPPEPKEPEPKEPEPASGCALDLNGISDYVEVPDDRRKRSLRLKSFTVEAWVWRRLAAGPALERCVVSKNAGWTNSLSFAIYISDGCWAYATGDGVEVDPVVTRVPCTPWVWTHCALVYEDGARTLYVDGKQVHKSRAKGRIGFDDKPFLIGASSLDGNAAHFWNGGIDDVRFTNGVRYRKDFVPERPLKCDDATHMMLALDDAKGVRAKDDSPFANHGTLRGAARFLPLTDFKAPPKPGPPVPPPKGAPPAKDPAEPAAPKEAPPKAEPKG